Proteins co-encoded in one Gehongia tenuis genomic window:
- the atpG gene encoding ATP synthase F1 subunit gamma codes for MSSSNMHDIRTHIKTVQETMQITKAMHLISTAKMQKAMKRYDANAVYLSLVRQTMKDMIAHRLGGQTHPFLQERADTTAAHIVIAGDKGLAGGYNHNVLNLAAEHMKGHEELSILTVGQIAREFLTKKGYMVDVEFLHVAQNPTLDNARQITDTVIDMFKQNLLNQVYICYTKMISPIKQEARVMRLLPVYLSDFDDVEDLAPYEGEMLYEPDARTMFDYVVPQYIIGVIYSCLVQSYASEHCARMQAMDAATRNAEEMIEKLQKQYNRARQNAITEEINEIVSGTEAQSRRS; via the coding sequence AGCAACATGCACGACATCCGCACCCACATCAAGACGGTGCAGGAGACCATGCAGATCACCAAGGCCATGCACCTCATCTCCACGGCCAAGATGCAGAAGGCCATGAAGCGCTACGACGCCAACGCCGTCTATCTCAGTCTGGTGCGCCAGACCATGAAGGACATGATCGCCCACCGTTTGGGCGGGCAGACCCATCCCTTTTTGCAGGAGCGGGCGGACACCACCGCGGCCCACATCGTCATCGCCGGCGACAAGGGCCTGGCCGGCGGCTACAACCACAACGTGCTGAACCTGGCCGCCGAGCACATGAAGGGGCACGAGGAGCTGTCCATCCTGACCGTGGGTCAGATTGCGAGGGAGTTCCTCACCAAAAAGGGGTACATGGTGGACGTGGAATTCCTCCATGTGGCCCAGAACCCGACGCTGGACAATGCCCGGCAGATCACCGATACGGTCATCGACATGTTCAAGCAGAACCTCCTCAATCAGGTTTATATCTGCTACACCAAGATGATCTCGCCCATCAAGCAGGAGGCCCGGGTGATGCGGCTTCTGCCGGTTTACCTTTCGGACTTCGACGACGTGGAGGACCTCGCGCCCTACGAGGGCGAGATGCTCTACGAGCCCGACGCCCGCACCATGTTCGACTACGTGGTGCCCCAGTACATCATCGGCGTGATCTATTCGTGCCTGGTGCAGTCCTACGCCTCGGAGCACTGCGCGAGAATGCAGGCCATGGACGCGGCCACCAGGAACGCCGAGGAGATGATCGAAAAGCTGCAAAAGCAGTACAACCGGGCGCGGCAGAACGCCATCACCGAGGAGATCAACGAGATCGTATCCGGCACCGAGGCGCAGAGCCGCCGGAGCTAG